One Roseburia rectibacter DNA window includes the following coding sequences:
- a CDS encoding sensor histidine kinase, whose product MNGKQYLKNQLPVILINLLGMLAFALFLIASDNPIQTVLFILAVWSIVLVLSLLTFYFSRKKYLNKLLNMTEQLEERYLLPEIMQVPERADEQVFYQIMKMAEKSMLERIGEVQRERREYKEYIEQWIHEVKTPITAMKLLCENNRSPFSREVLAELENINQYTEQALYYARSEHAEKDYSVREVNLCDVVNSAIADNKYLLRQSNMSIQIDDIETMVYTDEKWVRFILNQIIGNAIKYHAEQPILHFGATKTNDKIVLSISDNGIGIPKSDLPRIFEKGFTGQNGRTGKNSTGIGLYLCKRLCDKLGIGLTAYSENRGTTISLIFQMNDFIIGVQG is encoded by the coding sequence ATGAATGGAAAACAATATTTGAAAAATCAACTCCCCGTTATTTTAATCAATCTGCTGGGTATGCTTGCCTTTGCCTTGTTCCTGATTGCAAGCGATAATCCTATCCAAACAGTCCTGTTTATTCTTGCGGTCTGGTCGATTGTCCTTGTTTTATCTTTGCTGACTTTTTATTTCTCACGAAAAAAGTATCTGAATAAATTGCTCAATATGACGGAGCAATTAGAAGAACGATATTTATTGCCGGAAATCATGCAAGTGCCGGAAAGGGCTGATGAACAGGTTTTTTACCAGATTATGAAAATGGCTGAAAAATCCATGTTGGAACGGATTGGCGAAGTACAGAGGGAACGCAGGGAATATAAAGAATACATTGAACAATGGATACACGAAGTAAAAACACCAATTACAGCTATGAAGCTGCTGTGTGAGAATAACCGTTCTCCCTTTTCCAGAGAGGTATTGGCAGAGTTAGAGAATATCAATCAATATACAGAACAGGCACTTTACTATGCCAGAAGTGAACACGCTGAAAAAGACTATTCTGTCCGTGAAGTCAATTTATGCGATGTTGTGAATAGTGCAATCGCAGATAATAAGTATCTTTTGCGTCAAAGTAATATGTCAATTCAGATAGACGATATAGAAACAATGGTTTACACTGATGAAAAATGGGTGCGGTTCATCTTAAATCAGATTATCGGTAATGCAATCAAATACCATGCAGAGCAGCCTATTTTGCACTTTGGGGCAACAAAAACGAATGACAAGATTGTGCTATCTATCAGCGATAATGGGATAGGTATTCCTAAAAGTGATTTACCCCGTATTTTTGAAAAAGGATTTACAGGTCAGAATGGGCGAACCGGGAAAAATTCTACTGGAATTGGCTTATATCTTTGCAAGCGTCTATGTGATAAACTGGGAATAGGACTTACTGCTTATTCCGAAAACAGAGGAACAACGATTTCACTTAT
- a CDS encoding DUF6040 family protein: MRNEKEKLRSANVTIGECQDKIRCLTQQRDYARTHQKIVEIPVEKPVPYEKCEACDRTAYQNEKAKYETQKERLAGQYKAKTVMFQTTLFLLAWYSLTTTLFQAVQSDVFLSDCKSFFHDAASFIQTFIGWTIEVGQSVAQISTKIPNPFIAGMVYWILLILIVGICVAGTGILAILIEIKVIELYREKCWDVITLLMILTSAAVIIYFGEAIKKALSVNLLLLFVLLQGAYVGLRCYLESYLEKRNY; this comes from the coding sequence TTGCGGAACGAGAAAGAGAAGCTGCGAAGCGCAAACGTCACGATAGGGGAATGTCAAGATAAAATACGATGCTTAACACAACAACGGGATTATGCCCGGACACATCAGAAAATCGTAGAGATACCGGTAGAAAAGCCGGTACCCTATGAAAAATGTGAAGCCTGTGACCGGACAGCCTATCAGAATGAAAAAGCGAAATACGAAACACAAAAAGAGCGACTTGCAGGACAGTATAAAGCAAAAACGGTAATGTTCCAAACAACCTTGTTCCTTCTTGCATGGTATTCGCTGACAACCACTCTTTTTCAGGCAGTACAGTCAGATGTGTTTCTTTCCGATTGCAAATCATTCTTCCATGATGCAGCGTCATTCATACAAACTTTTATCGGTTGGACGATTGAGGTCGGGCAATCTGTGGCACAGATTAGCACAAAAATTCCAAATCCTTTTATAGCCGGAATGGTATATTGGATATTGCTAATATTGATTGTAGGAATATGTGTGGCAGGAACAGGGATACTGGCGATACTGATAGAAATAAAGGTTATAGAATTATATAGGGAAAAGTGTTGGGATGTCATTACTCTACTGATGATACTGACAAGTGCTGCTGTCATCATTTATTTTGGAGAAGCAATCAAAAAAGCACTGTCAGTAAATCTTCTATTGCTTTTTGTACTTTTGCAGGGCGCATATGTTGGACTTAGGTGTTATTTAGAATCGTACCTTGAGAAAAGAAACTATTAA
- a CDS encoding ABC transporter permease, translating to MKAVISLMNRNRKLFFRDKGMFFSALITPFILIVLYATFLAKVYKDSFTSAFPEGFTIAEKLIDGTVASQLVAALLAVSCVTVTFCVNLTMVQDKVNGIRKDLNVSPISRSKIYLGYFLATVLNSLLVNGLALVIGLLYIGKMGWYLSFVDVLWIIIDEILLVLFGSTLSSIISYPLTTQGQMSAVGTIVSAGYGFICGAYMPISNFGSGLQKALSYLPGTYGTSLIKNHMLRGIFEEMESEKLPEELITAIRETLDCNPQFHGNVVNTTQMILIMAGSIVVLGAIFLLMTCLPEKENR from the coding sequence ATGAAGGCAGTTATTTCTCTTATGAATAGGAACAGGAAATTATTTTTTAGAGATAAAGGAATGTTTTTTTCTGCACTTATCACACCATTTATTTTGATTGTATTGTATGCAACATTTTTAGCAAAGGTTTATAAGGACTCTTTTACATCAGCATTTCCGGAAGGATTTACGATTGCGGAAAAGTTGATTGATGGGACAGTTGCATCCCAGCTAGTTGCCGCTCTCTTAGCAGTAAGCTGTGTAACAGTTACATTCTGCGTGAATCTTACAATGGTTCAGGACAAGGTGAATGGTATAAGGAAGGACTTAAATGTTTCACCGATAAGTCGCTCAAAGATATATCTTGGATATTTCCTTGCAACAGTGCTGAATTCATTGCTTGTAAATGGGCTGGCACTTGTGATCGGACTTCTTTACATAGGAAAAATGGGCTGGTATTTAAGCTTTGTGGATGTGCTTTGGATTATTATTGATGAGATTCTTCTGGTGCTATTTGGAAGTACACTTTCAAGTATTATAAGTTATCCGCTTACTACGCAGGGGCAGATGTCAGCAGTAGGAACGATTGTCAGCGCAGGCTATGGCTTTATCTGTGGAGCATATATGCCAATCTCTAATTTTGGCTCTGGATTGCAGAAAGCATTGTCATATCTTCCGGGGACTTATGGAACTTCACTTATTAAGAATCATATGCTTCGTGGCATATTTGAGGAGATGGAGAGTGAGAAGCTGCCAGAGGAGCTGATAACGGCAATAAGGGAAACGTTAGACTGTAATCCGCAGTTTCATGGAAATGTAGTTAATACAACACAGATGATATTAATTATGGCGGGCAGTATCGTGGTATTGGGAGCAATTTTTCTTCTTATGACTTGTCTGCCGGAAAAAGAAAACAGGTAA
- a CDS encoding helix-turn-helix domain-containing protein, whose translation MTQRKIALSIEEAADYTGIGRNTLRQLVEWKKLPVLKVGRKVLIKTDILEMFMEANEGRDLRDRGNVKAVTRTAAN comes from the coding sequence ATGACGCAAAGAAAAATTGCATTATCCATCGAAGAAGCTGCTGACTATACGGGAATCGGCAGAAATACCTTAAGACAGCTTGTAGAATGGAAGAAACTTCCAGTATTAAAGGTTGGTCGCAAAGTCCTGATTAAAACCGATATTCTGGAAATGTTTATGGAAGCTAATGAAGGTCGTGATTTGAGGGATAGAGGAAATGTAAAAGCCGTAACAAGAACTGCGGCAAATTAA
- a CDS encoding alpha/beta fold hydrolase, translated as MIENSYKTSCGCIRYFVNIIDKEKITLVFLPGLTADHRLFEKQIEYFENKQNVFVWDAPSHALSRPFTNNYSLADMAEWLYEILAKEEIYHPIIIGQSMGGYLAQMHMELYPDKIKGFISIDSAPLQKSYMTAMEIWLLERAEPLYKIYPWKALLRAGSRGCAETDYGQNLMRKMMMSYDADPKEYARLAGFGYRMLAEAIKADLPYRISCPALLICGEKDKAGSAKSYNKKWHQREGLPLKWIKNAGHNSNTDQPDEVNRLIEKFISEVD; from the coding sequence ATGATAGAAAACAGTTATAAGACATCCTGTGGCTGCATCCGTTATTTTGTAAATATAATAGACAAGGAGAAAATTACGTTAGTATTTTTACCGGGACTTACAGCAGATCACAGACTTTTTGAGAAGCAGATAGAATATTTTGAGAATAAACAGAATGTGTTTGTATGGGATGCACCATCACATGCATTATCCAGACCATTTACGAATAATTACAGTCTGGCTGACATGGCAGAATGGCTTTATGAAATCTTAGCAAAAGAAGAAATTTATCATCCGATCATTATTGGTCAGTCTATGGGTGGATATCTGGCTCAAATGCATATGGAATTATATCCGGATAAGATAAAGGGGTTTATTTCTATTGATTCTGCACCGCTTCAAAAGTCTTATATGACTGCAATGGAAATATGGCTTCTTGAAAGAGCAGAGCCATTATATAAAATATATCCATGGAAAGCGCTTCTTAGGGCAGGGTCAAGAGGGTGCGCTGAGACAGATTATGGTCAGAATCTTATGCGGAAAATGATGATGTCCTATGATGCAGACCCTAAAGAATACGCAAGGCTTGCCGGCTTCGGGTACAGAATGCTTGCTGAAGCAATCAAAGCAGATCTGCCATATCGTATCAGTTGTCCGGCGTTACTTATCTGTGGAGAAAAGGATAAAGCGGGCTCAGCAAAAAGCTATAATAAGAAATGGCATCAGAGAGAAGGGTTACCGCTTAAATGGATAAAAAATGCCGGTCATAATTCCAATACCGACCAGCCGGATGAAGTAAACAGGCTTATAGAAAAATTTATCAGCGAGGTAGATTAG
- a CDS encoding helix-turn-helix domain-containing protein, producing MKDKELRKLIGSRVKQRRLELNLTQPYVAEKMGVTASTILRYENGSIDNTKKMVLEGLSEALHVSVEWLKGETDEYETDITDKRELQIRDAMGDILEQLPLALTKEEDAFSKDLLLLMLKQYGLFLDSFQFACKNFKGNAGQTDIAKTIGFESNEEYNEIMFLREITPTINALNEMADVVRLYSKKPKTAEQRLANLLSEVLYEDSESV from the coding sequence ATGAAAGATAAAGAACTACGCAAGCTGATAGGCAGCAGAGTAAAACAGCGCCGTCTGGAATTGAATCTGACACAGCCTTATGTCGCAGAAAAGATGGGGGTTACCGCTTCTACAATCCTGCGTTATGAGAATGGTTCGATTGACAATACGAAAAAAATGGTGCTGGAAGGTCTTTCGGAAGCACTCCATGTATCTGTGGAATGGCTCAAAGGGGAAACAGATGAATATGAAACCGACATTACGGATAAGAGAGAGTTACAGATTCGTGATGCGATGGGAGATATTCTGGAACAGTTACCGCTTGCCCTTACCAAAGAAGAAGATGCTTTTTCAAAAGATTTATTACTGCTGATGTTAAAACAATATGGTCTGTTTTTGGATTCCTTCCAGTTCGCCTGCAAAAATTTCAAGGGGAATGCTGGTCAGACGGATATTGCCAAAACAATAGGGTTTGAATCGAATGAGGAATATAATGAGATTATGTTCTTAAGGGAAATCACTCCTACCATCAATGCTCTTAATGAGATGGCAGACGTTGTAAGGCTCTATTCCAAGAAACCAAAAACAGCAGAACAAAGGCTTGCAAATCTTTTATCAGAAGTCTTATACGAAGATTCCGAATCGGTATAG
- a CDS encoding MobA/MobL family protein: MAIFHYTIKIVGRSKGKSVISASAYLNGDVMKNEETGRISYYTSKKEVVYTSLMMCENAPPEWQIVPEENIKRFQKSVRYKRSEDKEAALEKFKITFQKQRLWNEVLKIEKSADAQLGRSFEFALPKEWSRQEQIQYTSDYIQKTFVDKGMCADWSIHDKGDGNPHVHLLLTMRPFNPDHSWGKKEVKDWDFVRDKSGNIVIDESHPDWWQDKKNPDRHGIRIPVLDENGIQKIGARNRLQWKRVLTDATGWNNPKNCELWRSEWAKVCNEHLPLHNQVDHRSYEKQGKLQIPTIHEGADARKIEQKFLAGQEIKGSWKVAENQIIKQQNTLLQKILDTFGKVSGALSLWKERLNDIRRKPGNYTLNGIHDWANRRTADLNGRNDSGNAESGHPTLSYAGTESEIAKIKQRVIRAAQHFAKYRGTAFQDGRTENEDRTFGKRKSAMAEIGTEAEQRKQFITETEHRIAELEQQIEKGRDIDERIQRIKERRTVGRTSPLDRGDTRRTGTERPAYRGTKDAAQRISDLEREIKQREQSREYSSIKERLEASRQSIAEREREAAKRKRHDRGMSR; this comes from the coding sequence ATGGCGATTTTTCATTACACAATCAAAATAGTCGGACGAAGTAAAGGGAAATCTGTTATCTCCGCTTCCGCATATCTCAATGGGGATGTGATGAAAAACGAGGAAACCGGGAGAATCAGTTATTACACTTCTAAAAAAGAAGTGGTCTACACCAGTCTGATGATGTGTGAAAACGCACCTCCTGAATGGCAGATAGTACCAGAAGAAAATATAAAACGCTTTCAAAAATCTGTCCGCTACAAAAGGTCAGAAGATAAAGAAGCTGCTTTAGAAAAATTCAAAATCACATTTCAGAAACAAAGATTATGGAATGAGGTATTGAAGATTGAAAAAAGTGCGGATGCCCAACTTGGCAGGTCATTTGAATTTGCCCTCCCAAAAGAATGGAGCAGACAGGAACAGATTCAATATACATCCGACTATATCCAAAAAACATTTGTGGATAAGGGAATGTGTGCTGATTGGAGTATCCACGACAAAGGGGATGGCAACCCCCATGTCCACCTGCTTCTGACGATGCGACCTTTTAACCCGGACCATTCTTGGGGAAAGAAAGAAGTCAAGGATTGGGATTTTGTCAGAGATAAAAGCGGAAATATCGTGATTGACGAATCCCACCCGGACTGGTGGCAGGATAAGAAAAACCCTGACCGTCATGGAATCCGTATCCCTGTATTAGACGAAAACGGAATCCAGAAGATTGGTGCAAGAAACCGCCTGCAATGGAAACGGGTGCTGACCGATGCTACTGGATGGAACAATCCCAAAAATTGTGAGCTGTGGCGGAGTGAGTGGGCAAAGGTGTGTAATGAACATCTTCCTTTGCATAATCAGGTTGATCACCGTTCTTATGAAAAACAGGGAAAACTCCAGATTCCTACCATCCATGAAGGCGCTGACGCAAGAAAGATTGAACAAAAGTTTCTTGCCGGGCAGGAAATAAAAGGTTCGTGGAAAGTAGCGGAAAATCAAATCATAAAACAACAAAACACGTTATTGCAAAAGATACTGGACACCTTTGGAAAAGTATCGGGTGCATTATCATTATGGAAGGAGCGATTAAATGACATTAGAAGAAAGCCGGGAAATTATACCCTTAATGGAATCCATGATTGGGCAAATCGAAGAACAGCAGACCTTAATGGCAGAAATGATTCTGGAAATGCAGAATCGGGACACCCAACTCTCTCTTATGCAGGAACAGAATCAGAAATTGCAAAAATTAAACAGCGAGTTATCCGAGCTGCTCAACATTTTGCCAAATACCGAGGAACTGCTTTCCAAGATGGAAGAACAGAAAACGAAGATAGAACTTTTGGAAAACGAAAATCAGCAATGGCAGAAATTGGTACAGAAGCTGAACAGCGAAAACAGTTTATTACTGAAACAGAACACCGAATTGCTGAACTGGAACAGCAGATAGAGAAAGGACGTGATATAGATGAACGAATCCAGAGAATCAAAGAACGCCGAACAGTTGGAAGAACTTCTCCTCTTGACCGAGGAGATACAAGAAGAACTGGAACAGAAAGACCAGCTTATCGTGGAACTAAAGACGCAGCTCAACGAATCTCTGACCTTGAACGAGAAATTAAACAAAGAGAACAGAGCCGGGAATATTCAAGCATTAAAGAACGACTTGAAGCTAGCAGACAGAGCATTGCGGAACGAGAAAGAGAAGCTGCGAAGCGCAAACGTCACGATAGGGGAATGTCAAGATAA
- a CDS encoding TetR/AcrR family transcriptional regulator, which translates to MNYKFYALPVEKQSQILNAAYKVFAMNQYKKAPTSEIAAEAGISKSLLFHYFHNKQELYIFLWNHAADLTKKYMCKYKVYETDDFFEMMRRGLMAKCAVMRKYTFLSLFSINSYFETEPDIQSTIQPYVQDVTQTTLELLLSILNLDFIRKDIEFVRIYKEILYASEGMLKHWYRTGNYDVTVFEQEYLEMINHWEMVYGKGTENDRKQL; encoded by the coding sequence ATGAATTATAAATTTTATGCTTTGCCTGTAGAAAAACAATCTCAAATATTGAATGCAGCATATAAAGTATTTGCAATGAATCAATATAAAAAGGCACCAACCTCAGAAATTGCAGCAGAAGCCGGAATTTCCAAGTCACTTTTGTTTCATTATTTTCATAACAAGCAGGAGCTGTATATTTTTTTATGGAATCATGCAGCGGATTTAACAAAAAAATACATGTGTAAATATAAGGTATATGAAACAGATGATTTTTTTGAAATGATGCGTCGGGGTCTGATGGCTAAGTGTGCAGTGATGAGAAAATACACATTTTTGTCTTTATTTTCCATAAATTCATACTTTGAAACAGAGCCGGATATTCAATCAACTATCCAACCGTATGTACAGGATGTTACCCAAACGACATTGGAATTGCTTTTGTCAATTTTGAATCTCGATTTCATCCGTAAGGATATAGAATTTGTTCGTATATATAAAGAAATTCTATATGCTTCAGAAGGGATGCTGAAGCATTGGTACAGAACAGGAAATTATGATGTAACTGTTTTTGAGCAGGAATATCTGGAAATGATAAATCATTGGGAAATGGTTTATGGAAAGGGGACGGAAAATGATAGAAAACAGTTATAA
- a CDS encoding class I SAM-dependent methyltransferase codes for MSERIKPTISGSAETMLQSFYARAQYSKSKHNKFYDAKAVELVDRIDYDFSTAARDSTMGKGVIARTIVFDELVKNFIEKNPDCTVVNIACGLDTRFYRMDNGKITWYNLDLPETIAIRKQIFEESGRVSTIGISALDPAWSKEVKVRGKMLFIIEGLSMYLTAEENGKILKIIKDNFDNACILMECLAKAWVKKEGIEKSIQQTGSKFVFGADHFEDLGNMTTGYHKIKDDNILRGMELFSSAYRLLSLLPIAKKVTQKILIFEKDDQSM; via the coding sequence ATGAGTGAAAGAATAAAACCTACTATCAGTGGCAGTGCTGAGACAATGCTCCAGAGCTTTTATGCCAGAGCCCAATATTCCAAAAGTAAGCATAATAAATTCTATGATGCAAAGGCGGTAGAATTAGTCGACAGAATTGATTATGATTTTTCTACAGCGGCTAGGGATTCTACGATGGGGAAAGGGGTAATTGCTAGAACGATAGTTTTTGATGAATTAGTAAAGAATTTTATAGAGAAAAATCCTGATTGTACGGTGGTTAATATTGCCTGTGGTCTGGATACGAGATTTTATCGCATGGATAATGGTAAAATCACCTGGTACAATCTGGATCTGCCAGAAACGATAGCAATCCGCAAGCAGATTTTCGAGGAATCAGGACGTGTTTCTACGATAGGAATTTCTGCACTTGACCCTGCATGGTCAAAAGAAGTAAAAGTGCGGGGGAAAATGCTTTTTATCATTGAAGGATTATCAATGTATCTGACAGCAGAAGAAAACGGTAAGATATTAAAAATAATAAAGGACAACTTTGATAATGCCTGTATTCTTATGGAATGTCTGGCAAAGGCATGGGTAAAGAAAGAAGGAATAGAAAAATCCATACAGCAAACAGGCTCAAAATTTGTCTTCGGTGCAGATCATTTTGAAGACCTTGGGAATATGACAACAGGGTATCATAAAATAAAAGATGATAATATTCTTCGTGGCATGGAGTTATTTTCATCTGCATACAGACTTTTGTCGTTATTACCGATTGCAAAAAAGGTTACGCAGAAGATTCTGATATTTGAAAAAGACGATCAAAGCATGTGA
- a CDS encoding response regulator transcription factor, with protein sequence MKEKILIIEDDFTIQTQLKTLLYGNGYEVFAVTDFSQTIEQLKEAAPHLVILDIKLPGNNGFEICSQIRTFSDIPIVFVTSSNTDMDELNSIMLGGDAFITKPYNPAILLAKIAALLKKAYRSSQTEIYMWKEATLHLESSMIEYKGQKAELTKNELKILYYLFKNAGKICSRNDIVDFLWDNQLYVDDNALSVNITRIRDKLATIGLVDFIKTKHRQGYTL encoded by the coding sequence ATGAAGGAAAAAATACTAATCATTGAAGATGATTTTACGATACAAACACAGCTTAAAACTCTTTTGTATGGGAATGGATATGAAGTATTTGCAGTTACGGATTTTTCCCAAACAATAGAGCAGTTAAAAGAAGCTGCACCACATCTGGTTATTCTGGATATAAAACTTCCGGGGAATAACGGTTTTGAAATATGTTCTCAAATTCGCACTTTTTCAGATATTCCGATTGTATTTGTAACAAGCAGCAATACAGATATGGACGAACTAAACAGCATTATGCTGGGTGGAGATGCGTTTATCACAAAGCCTTATAATCCTGCTATTCTTCTTGCTAAAATTGCTGCATTGTTAAAGAAAGCCTACCGTTCCTCTCAAACAGAAATTTATATGTGGAAAGAAGCTACCCTGCATTTGGAGAGTAGTATGATAGAGTACAAAGGACAGAAAGCAGAATTGACAAAGAATGAATTGAAAATCCTCTACTACCTTTTTAAGAACGCTGGAAAAATCTGTTCCAGAAATGATATTGTGGATTTTCTTTGGGATAATCAGCTTTATGTTGATGATAATGCCCTAAGTGTCAATATTACCCGTATTCGTGACAAACTGGCAACAATCGGACTTGTAGATTTCATTAAAACAAAACACAGGCAAGGATATACATTATGA
- a CDS encoding tyrosine-type recombinase/integrase, with the protein MAKGSVRKKGKKWYYRFYVEDASGNLVQKECVGTESKSETEKLLRQAMDDYEKKKFVAKAENLTVGQLLDVWAEEELKTGTLSNGTVENYLGTIRNIKKHPLAERKLKNVTSEHLQSFFDLLSFGGVHPDGKEKKGYSKDYIHSFSAVMQQSFRFAVFPKQYITFNPMQYIKLRYQTDEVDLFSDEDMDGNIQPISREDYERLLTYLQKKNPAAILPIQIAYYAGLRIGEACGLAWQDVNLEEQCLTIRRSIRYDGSKRKYIIGPTKRKKVRIVDFGDTLVEIFRNARKEQLKNRMQYGELYHTNYYKEVKEKNRVYYEYYCLDRTEEVPADYKEISFVCLRPDGCLELPTTLGTVCRKVAKTLEGFEGFHFHQLRHTYASNLLANGAAPKDVQELLGHSDVSTTMNVYAHSTRDAKRKSVRLLDKVVGND; encoded by the coding sequence ATGGCAAAAGGATCTGTAAGAAAAAAAGGAAAGAAATGGTACTACCGCTTCTATGTAGAGGACGCAAGCGGCAATCTTGTTCAAAAAGAATGCGTTGGAACAGAAAGCAAAAGTGAAACTGAAAAGCTGCTCCGTCAGGCAATGGATGATTATGAAAAAAAGAAATTTGTTGCCAAAGCGGAAAATCTCACAGTCGGACAACTTCTGGATGTGTGGGCAGAGGAGGAATTAAAAACAGGTACGCTCAGCAATGGTACTGTGGAGAATTACCTCGGAACAATCCGAAATATCAAGAAACACCCATTGGCAGAACGGAAATTAAAAAATGTAACCTCTGAGCATTTGCAATCCTTCTTTGATTTGCTTTCCTTTGGGGGAGTTCATCCCGATGGAAAAGAGAAAAAGGGTTACAGCAAAGATTACATCCATTCTTTTTCCGCAGTCATGCAGCAGTCCTTCCGCTTTGCAGTATTTCCAAAACAGTATATTACGTTCAATCCCATGCAGTATATTAAACTGCGGTATCAGACGGACGAAGTTGATTTGTTTTCGGATGAGGACATGGACGGAAATATCCAACCAATTTCACGAGAAGATTATGAAAGACTGCTTACGTATCTTCAAAAAAAGAACCCAGCCGCAATACTTCCAATCCAGATAGCCTATTATGCCGGGCTTCGTATTGGAGAAGCCTGTGGTTTGGCATGGCAGGACGTAAATCTGGAAGAACAATGCCTTACCATAAGACGCAGCATCCGATATGATGGCTCAAAACGCAAATATATCATCGGACCAACCAAGCGGAAAAAAGTGAGGATTGTTGATTTTGGAGATACGCTGGTAGAGATTTTCCGTAATGCCCGGAAAGAGCAGTTAAAAAATCGAATGCAGTATGGAGAACTTTATCACACGAACTACTACAAAGAGGTCAAAGAGAAAAACAGAGTGTACTACGAGTATTATTGCTTAGACAGAACAGAGGAAGTCCCGGCAGATTATAAAGAAATTTCTTTCGTCTGCTTAAGACCTGATGGCTGTCTGGAACTTCCGACTACTTTGGGAACGGTATGCAGAAAGGTAGCAAAAACATTAGAGGGATTTGAAGGCTTTCATTTCCACCAGTTACGTCACACCTATGCAAGCAACCTTTTAGCAAATGGAGCTGCCCCAAAAGATGTGCAGGAATTGTTAGGACACTCAGATGTCAGTACCACAATGAACGTCTATGCTCACTCCACAAGAGATGCGAAACGAAAATCGGTTCGGCTTCTTGATAAAGTGGTAGGCAATGACTAA